One stretch of Kiritimatiellaceae bacterium DNA includes these proteins:
- a CDS encoding RluA family pseudouridine synthase, with the protein MRLMEKIAEKPEARLDTWLAEAVPEHSRSRWQSLIKDGRVTVNGAPSKANQKIRAGDRAEWSVPDPSAATPQAENISLNVLYEDRNMIVINKPAGLVVHPAVGNETGTLVNALLHHCKDLTGIGGEKRPGIVHRLDKDTSGVMVVAKNEKAMNELARQFKERETAKEYLTIVWGVPYGKRGTVETTIGRHPIHRKKMAANVRNGREAVSHFEVMEPLGEAALVQIKIETGRTHQIRVHMAHIKHPVIGDTVYGRGRASTIKADRQMLHAAKLSLNHPISGKPMTFEAPLPADMEALLTQLRLGNKK; encoded by the coding sequence ATGCGCCTTATGGAAAAAATTGCAGAGAAACCGGAAGCGCGGCTGGATACATGGCTGGCGGAAGCAGTACCCGAACATTCGCGGTCGCGCTGGCAGTCACTGATTAAAGACGGCCGCGTCACTGTCAACGGCGCGCCGTCCAAGGCGAACCAGAAAATCCGCGCCGGTGACCGCGCGGAGTGGTCGGTTCCCGATCCGTCGGCCGCCACACCGCAGGCGGAAAATATTTCCCTGAACGTGCTCTACGAAGACCGCAACATGATCGTCATCAACAAGCCCGCCGGGCTGGTGGTGCATCCGGCGGTCGGCAACGAAACCGGTACGCTGGTGAACGCCCTGCTCCACCATTGCAAAGACCTGACCGGCATCGGCGGCGAAAAGCGCCCCGGCATTGTTCACCGGCTGGACAAGGACACCAGCGGCGTGATGGTGGTCGCCAAGAACGAAAAGGCGATGAACGAGCTGGCGCGGCAGTTTAAGGAGCGCGAGACGGCCAAGGAATATCTGACGATCGTCTGGGGCGTTCCGTACGGCAAGCGCGGTACGGTCGAAACGACGATCGGGCGGCATCCGATCCACCGCAAAAAAATGGCGGCGAATGTCCGTAACGGCCGCGAGGCGGTTTCCCATTTCGAAGTGATGGAACCGCTCGGCGAGGCGGCGCTGGTGCAGATAAAGATTGAAACGGGCCGGACGCATCAGATCCGCGTTCATATGGCGCATATCAAACATCCGGTGATCGGCGACACGGTTTATGGCCGCGGACGGGCTTCGACGATTAAAGCTGACCGTCAGATGCTGCACGCCGCAAAGCTTTCACTGAACCATCCAATCTCTGGAAAACCGATGACGTTTGAAGCGCCGCTTCCGGCTGATATGGAAGCCCTGCTCACGCAGTTGCGTTTGGGAAATAAAAAATAA